The following proteins are co-located in the Sporolactobacillus pectinivorans genome:
- a CDS encoding Nramp family divalent metal transporter, whose amino-acid sequence MSYKEDGQSIVSAVDGVATVGTLPKRKRGEQSESFQTAIGQKKGWKQAIPFIGPAFIAAVAYIDPGNYATNIQGGSQFGYLLLWVVIVSNLMAILIQTLSAKLGIATSRNLPEILRDEWKPGVAVFYWIQGEIMVMATDLAEFIGAALGFHLVFGLPMIPAAILTALSVLLILVFQVKGFRPLEMAIATMVFIIVIAFSCEIAFSLPQFRPLMAGFVPRFQGTDSILLAAGILGATVMPHAIYMHSGLTSRRVIGQTPGERKKIFHFELIDILIAMVIAGLVNAIMLAVAASTFHGHIVISDLNVAFKQFGLYIAPGASLLFGIGLLAAGLSSSSVGTLAGDIMMQGFIHKKIPIFIRRVCSMIPPLAIIVTGANATNALVMSQVVLSFGIALAIIPLVIFTSKKRIMGQLVNRRLTTSLAWVVAGIVICLNIFLLFQTFA is encoded by the coding sequence ATGTCATACAAGGAAGATGGACAGTCGATCGTTTCTGCAGTCGATGGTGTAGCGACAGTAGGGACACTACCAAAAAGAAAACGGGGAGAGCAGTCCGAATCCTTTCAGACGGCGATTGGGCAGAAGAAGGGATGGAAGCAGGCAATACCTTTTATTGGCCCGGCTTTTATTGCTGCGGTAGCTTATATTGATCCCGGAAACTATGCGACAAACATTCAGGGCGGTTCACAATTTGGCTATCTGTTGCTGTGGGTTGTCATTGTATCCAATCTGATGGCAATTCTAATTCAGACCCTATCGGCGAAACTTGGGATTGCAACTTCGCGGAATTTACCGGAAATCCTGCGTGATGAATGGAAACCTGGCGTAGCAGTCTTTTATTGGATCCAGGGAGAAATCATGGTCATGGCGACCGATTTGGCTGAATTTATCGGCGCAGCACTGGGTTTTCATCTCGTCTTTGGTTTGCCAATGATTCCTGCAGCTATTTTGACCGCCCTCAGCGTATTACTTATTCTAGTTTTTCAGGTCAAAGGTTTTCGCCCTCTTGAGATGGCCATCGCCACCATGGTCTTTATTATTGTCATTGCTTTTAGTTGCGAAATTGCCTTCTCATTACCGCAATTCAGGCCTCTGATGGCCGGTTTTGTTCCACGTTTTCAAGGAACAGATAGTATTTTGCTTGCTGCCGGTATTTTGGGGGCGACTGTGATGCCCCATGCCATTTACATGCACTCAGGCTTGACGAGCAGACGAGTGATTGGCCAGACGCCGGGAGAAAGGAAAAAGATTTTCCATTTTGAACTGATCGATATTTTGATTGCGATGGTTATTGCCGGTTTAGTCAACGCGATTATGCTTGCAGTCGCTGCTTCAACTTTCCACGGACACATCGTCATTTCCGATCTGAATGTGGCTTTCAAACAATTTGGCCTCTACATTGCACCTGGGGCTTCCTTGCTATTTGGCATCGGATTGCTGGCTGCCGGGCTTTCCAGTTCGTCAGTCGGAACGTTGGCCGGAGATATTATGATGCAGGGTTTTATCCATAAAAAAATTCCGATTTTTATTCGGCGTGTCTGTTCGATGATTCCGCCGCTGGCTATTATTGTGACGGGAGCGAACGCCACGAATGCACTGGTGATGAGTCAGGTTGTGCTGTCCTTTGGGATCGCACTGGCAATTATTCCACTTGTTATCTTTACAAGTAAAAAAAGAATCATGGGTCAGCTCGTTAACCGCCGGCTGACAACGTCTCTGGCATGGGTAGTCGCCGGAATAGTTATCTGCCTTAACATCTTTTTACTCTTTCAAACATTTGCCTAA
- a CDS encoding DNA-3-methyladenine glycosylase 2 family protein produces the protein MCLVKGIGGGFAHKLEARIEKIRLELLNMQTVETAYFRYGDEAVRYLSKADPLLGTAMKRIGCVERETIPDLFAALIYAIIGQLISTKSAWTIWMRMQAQFGEITAEHLASESEDTIQRCGMTMKKAVCICENARLIADGQFDLDELRTLPDEEVVEHLCTLKGVGRWTAEMLLIHSMERPDVVSWGDIAIKRGMCRLYGLKAITKQQFETYRCRYSPFGSVASIYLWHLSSE, from the coding sequence ATGTGTCTTGTAAAAGGCATTGGAGGAGGGTTTGCACATAAGTTGGAAGCCCGGATAGAAAAAATTCGTTTGGAGCTGCTGAATATGCAAACTGTTGAAACGGCATATTTCCGTTATGGTGATGAAGCGGTCCGCTACCTGAGTAAGGCAGATCCCTTGCTTGGCACGGCAATGAAAAGAATTGGGTGTGTGGAAAGGGAGACCATTCCGGACCTTTTCGCCGCGCTGATCTATGCGATCATCGGACAGCTCATTTCGACGAAATCCGCATGGACAATCTGGATGAGGATGCAGGCGCAATTCGGTGAAATCACGGCCGAACACCTGGCCAGCGAAAGTGAGGATACTATTCAGCGTTGCGGCATGACAATGAAGAAGGCAGTCTGTATCTGCGAAAATGCTAGGTTAATCGCGGACGGGCAATTTGACCTTGATGAATTACGGACACTCCCGGATGAAGAAGTTGTCGAGCACCTCTGCACATTGAAAGGAGTGGGGCGCTGGACAGCAGAAATGCTATTAATCCATTCTATGGAACGCCCGGATGTGGTCAGCTGGGGGGACATTGCCATTAAGCGTGGCATGTGCCGTTTGTACGGACTTAAAGCCATTACAAAACAGCAGTTTGAGACGTATCGGTGCCGTTATTCACCTTTTGGTTCAGTGGCCTCGATCTACCTATGGCATCTCTCCTCTGAATAA
- a CDS encoding helix-turn-helix domain-containing protein: MNFPSEFRNAGNAKAKRPWEDYLKVKGNSISKNSRCDLADQFVRLRKSRRLSQKEMADLLSTKQSMVSRIENGYDHIPLDILTKIAKRLGVKIIISSESVSLIKN; this comes from the coding sequence ATGAACTTTCCTTCAGAATTTAGAAATGCGGGGAACGCTAAAGCAAAAAGACCCTGGGAAGATTATTTAAAAGTTAAGGGAAATTCCATCTCGAAAAATAGTCGCTGCGATCTTGCCGATCAATTCGTTCGACTACGCAAAAGTAGACGGTTGTCTCAGAAGGAGATGGCGGATCTGCTTTCCACGAAACAAAGTATGGTTTCCCGAATCGAAAACGGTTATGATCATATCCCATTGGATATTTTGACTAAAATTGCGAAGAGATTAGGAGTTAAAATCATTATTTCATCTGAATCGGTCAGTCTAATTAAGAATTGA
- a CDS encoding methylated-DNA--[protein]-cysteine S-methyltransferase — protein sequence MVKSKNILYWTRIATVIGKLYIAATDKGLVFVGSQDGSLSEMEKWVDRRFPNVKWLENGEKLREEAKEITEYLQGDREVFHFPVDLEGTDFQKRVWEQLKEIPYGQVQTYSDIALALDNPKAVRAVGSAIGQNPMLIVIPCHRVIGKNGKLTGYRGGMKMKEHLLLLERQGV from the coding sequence ATGGTGAAGAGTAAAAATATATTATATTGGACCAGGATTGCCACAGTGATCGGAAAGCTGTACATTGCGGCAACTGACAAAGGGCTGGTTTTTGTTGGTTCACAGGATGGAAGTCTTAGCGAAATGGAGAAGTGGGTCGACCGGAGATTTCCAAATGTGAAATGGCTGGAGAATGGAGAGAAATTACGTGAAGAGGCAAAGGAAATAACCGAGTATCTGCAAGGAGATCGAGAAGTCTTTCATTTTCCAGTTGATTTAGAAGGTACCGACTTCCAAAAGCGTGTATGGGAGCAACTTAAAGAAATTCCTTATGGACAAGTTCAGACGTATTCGGATATTGCCCTTGCACTTGATAATCCGAAGGCAGTGCGCGCGGTTGGAAGTGCGATTGGGCAAAATCCGATGCTGATCGTTATTCCATGTCATCGTGTCATTGGTAAAAATGGCAAGCTTACAGGCTACCGCGGCGGAATGAAGATGAAGGAACATTTACTGCTGCTGGAGAGGCAAGGAGTTTAA
- a CDS encoding metal ABC transporter solute-binding protein, translating into MREQKFVSRFVLLMGCIVLLIGILTGCGHSNAAGSGSTAKINAVAAEDFYGEVIKAVGGNQVNVTSLINKPSVDPHSYEPTTEAAKAVNQAKLVVYDGLGYDGWMDNLIKNGSNQAVIRVGEDLMNKKDGDNEHLWYQPDAMPKLANDVAVKLGQIDPKNAALFKENAKKFIVSIKPVKDEIVHLSKNSDGKSVDVSEPVFDYTLDALGYKVADNHFALAVDQESDPSPKDIADMQKDIKGKRIAFFVCNIQNIDPTVDKMVTLCKQYGVPVINVTETLPTGKNYKTWMMGELKQVEATQTGK; encoded by the coding sequence ATGAGAGAACAAAAGTTTGTCAGCAGATTTGTTTTATTAATGGGTTGCATTGTTTTATTAATAGGAATTCTAACTGGATGCGGTCATTCAAATGCGGCGGGTTCCGGGAGCACCGCTAAGATTAATGCAGTTGCCGCAGAAGATTTTTATGGGGAAGTAATTAAAGCAGTTGGAGGCAATCAAGTCAATGTCACGTCTTTAATTAATAAACCCAGCGTGGATCCACATAGTTATGAACCGACTACGGAAGCAGCAAAAGCGGTGAATCAGGCAAAATTAGTTGTTTATGACGGCCTTGGGTATGACGGGTGGATGGATAACCTGATTAAGAACGGTAGCAACCAAGCCGTCATTCGTGTCGGAGAAGATCTGATGAACAAAAAAGATGGGGATAACGAGCATTTATGGTATCAACCAGATGCAATGCCGAAACTGGCAAACGATGTGGCTGTTAAACTGGGGCAAATTGATCCTAAAAACGCCGCTCTTTTTAAAGAAAATGCCAAAAAGTTTATTGTAAGCATCAAGCCCGTAAAAGATGAGATTGTTCACCTGAGCAAAAATTCAGACGGCAAGTCCGTTGATGTTTCCGAACCGGTTTTCGATTATACGCTAGATGCACTGGGCTATAAAGTAGCTGATAATCACTTTGCACTTGCTGTCGATCAGGAATCGGATCCGTCCCCGAAAGATATCGCCGACATGCAGAAGGATATCAAGGGAAAACGAATTGCCTTCTTTGTCTGCAATATTCAGAATATCGATCCGACCGTGGACAAAATGGTGACACTGTGCAAGCAATACGGCGTCCCTGTGATCAATGTAACGGAAACACTGCCGACTGGGAAAAATTATAAAACATGGATGATGGGTGAATTGAAACAAGTTGAAGCAACACAAACCGGCAAATAA
- a CDS encoding DeoR/GlpR family DNA-binding transcription regulator, whose amino-acid sequence MNETAEHRKENILIELNNNGKVFVAHLAATLEVTPETIRRDLSDLEKKHLLKRTHGGAIPFTGHLIEPIFEKKRKMELNEKQKIGKKAAKTIKRGDTIVIDTGTTTLELCAAIENVTNITIITNSLAGASLLTKRLEQKYFSGQIIILGGAVNSAQYSIVGSLTAQMLMPFKVNKAYISCGGISEQAVSDYNIEEVNISKIMMSLADENFVLADHTKLGKQAFYKINELSHFDNIICDVGPDEKWREQCNRNQISWI is encoded by the coding sequence TTGAATGAGACCGCGGAACATAGAAAGGAGAACATCTTAATTGAATTAAATAATAACGGGAAGGTTTTTGTCGCTCATCTTGCCGCAACATTGGAAGTGACACCTGAAACAATCAGGCGCGACCTGTCTGATCTTGAAAAAAAACATTTGTTGAAGCGCACCCACGGAGGTGCCATCCCGTTTACCGGTCATTTAATAGAGCCAATATTTGAGAAAAAGAGAAAAATGGAGCTTAATGAAAAACAGAAGATCGGGAAAAAAGCGGCAAAAACGATCAAGAGGGGGGATACCATCGTCATTGACACCGGCACGACAACACTGGAACTTTGTGCCGCCATTGAGAATGTAACAAATATAACGATCATCACAAATTCACTTGCAGGTGCTTCACTGCTCACAAAACGACTGGAACAGAAATATTTTTCCGGTCAGATCATTATCCTCGGCGGTGCCGTCAATTCAGCCCAATACTCTATTGTGGGCAGTCTGACCGCACAAATGCTGATGCCTTTTAAGGTAAATAAGGCCTATATATCCTGTGGGGGAATTTCGGAACAAGCTGTCAGTGACTACAATATTGAAGAAGTTAATATTTCCAAAATCATGATGTCCCTTGCCGATGAAAACTTTGTACTAGCCGATCATACGAAACTCGGCAAGCAAGCCTTCTATAAAATTAACGAATTGTCCCACTTTGACAACATCATTTGTGACGTTGGTCCTGATGAAAAATGGAGAGAACAATGCAATCGTAATCAGATCTCCTGGATTTAG
- a CDS encoding GTP-binding protein → MAKKIPVTILSGYLGSGKTTILNYILHNRQGLKVAVIVNDLGEVNIDAALIEQAGGLSKTDEKLVQMSNGCICCTLRTDLLIELDHLAKEGRFDYVLIESTGIGEPVPVAQTFSYVDQESGIDLTRSCCLDTMVTVVDAYRFMVNFQSGDSLVDRKQGIGEHDDRQIADLLIDQIEFCDVLIINKCDLVSERTLSKLEHVIRILQPEARIIRTVQGKVDPKEILNTSLFNYQKAIIAAGWIQELTNGTDHHTSETEEYGISSFVYARRYPFHTGRLNRFLNDLPENIVQAKGIAWCATRNSTAMLLSQAGPSVSLEPVTYWVASLPIQEQKQILSSHPEVLQEWDNAYGDRHTKLVFIGTELEPHDIIEDLERCLLTESEFNSNWSKLEESF, encoded by the coding sequence GTGGCGAAGAAAATTCCGGTGACGATCTTGAGTGGCTATCTGGGTTCAGGTAAAACGACAATTCTGAATTATATTTTGCACAATCGCCAGGGACTTAAAGTGGCTGTGATTGTTAATGATCTGGGTGAAGTGAATATTGACGCTGCCTTGATTGAACAAGCAGGCGGGCTCTCAAAAACAGATGAAAAACTTGTCCAGATGTCAAATGGTTGCATCTGTTGCACATTGAGAACAGACTTGCTTATTGAACTGGACCACTTGGCAAAGGAAGGCCGTTTTGATTATGTTTTGATTGAATCGACGGGTATTGGCGAACCGGTACCTGTCGCCCAAACTTTCTCCTATGTTGATCAAGAGAGTGGTATTGACCTGACCCGGTCCTGCTGCCTGGATACAATGGTGACTGTCGTAGACGCCTATCGTTTTATGGTAAACTTTCAGTCTGGAGATTCCCTGGTTGATCGCAAGCAGGGGATCGGTGAGCACGATGATCGGCAAATTGCCGATCTTCTAATTGATCAGATTGAGTTCTGTGATGTTCTGATCATTAATAAATGCGATTTAGTCAGCGAACGAACCCTTTCTAAACTAGAACACGTCATTCGGATATTGCAACCTGAAGCAAGAATAATACGCACTGTGCAGGGAAAAGTGGATCCGAAGGAAATTCTGAATACATCCCTCTTCAACTATCAGAAAGCAATCATTGCAGCCGGATGGATTCAGGAGCTGACGAATGGAACGGATCATCATACATCGGAGACCGAGGAATACGGGATATCTTCATTCGTCTATGCCCGAAGATATCCTTTTCATACGGGACGCCTGAACCGTTTTCTGAATGATCTCCCTGAGAATATAGTCCAGGCCAAGGGGATTGCCTGGTGTGCGACGCGGAACAGCACGGCGATGCTGTTGTCGCAGGCCGGACCATCCGTCTCCCTGGAACCTGTCACCTATTGGGTTGCCTCTCTGCCCATTCAGGAGCAGAAGCAGATTCTTTCTTCTCACCCTGAAGTGCTGCAGGAATGGGACAATGCATACGGCGACCGTCATACAAAGCTTGTTTTCATTGGGACGGAGTTAGAGCCGCATGACATTATTGAGGATCTGGAACGTTGCCTTTTGACGGAGTCGGAATTTAACAGCAACTGGTCGAAACTTGAGGAGAGTTTTTAA
- a CDS encoding ABC transporter substrate-binding protein, protein MKMKRCVSIILVGIMIASILSACGSSNSTSGSSNQSLSSITSAAKKEGAVTSVGMPDSWADWADTWKGITSEYGIKHTDTDMSSAEELAKFQAGKSSGSADIGDVGMNFAVLAKQKGLTVPYKTSYWNSIPSWAKDNDGYYAVSYTGSIAFMTDTKNVKNPPKTWADLLKGNYKISIGDVTKAAMSQMTVLAAAEANGGSPSNIQPGIDFFKKIAQQGRLSMTDATIPNLEKGEIDVAIIWDFLGLGYRDQIDKNRFTVSIPTDKSLMFGYSTVINKNAAHPNAAKLAREYILSDKGQINLAKGYARPIRSDVKIPESIKAKLLPDSEYKNVVPLKDMSVWDKTAQTLPQLWQQQVLANVKQ, encoded by the coding sequence ATGAAAATGAAACGTTGTGTCTCTATCATTCTGGTGGGAATTATGATTGCAAGTATTTTGTCAGCGTGCGGCTCAAGCAACAGTACTTCCGGAAGTAGCAATCAGTCGCTTTCTTCAATTACAAGTGCTGCAAAGAAAGAGGGAGCTGTTACCAGTGTTGGTATGCCGGATTCCTGGGCCGACTGGGCCGATACTTGGAAGGGTATTACAAGTGAATATGGAATTAAACATACCGATACCGATATGTCAAGTGCTGAAGAATTAGCCAAGTTTCAGGCAGGAAAATCGAGCGGATCCGCAGATATCGGTGACGTTGGAATGAACTTTGCAGTATTGGCCAAACAAAAAGGGTTGACCGTACCTTACAAAACGTCCTATTGGAACAGTATTCCAAGCTGGGCAAAGGACAACGATGGCTATTACGCAGTCAGCTACACCGGATCGATCGCCTTTATGACGGATACCAAAAATGTGAAGAACCCTCCGAAGACCTGGGCGGACCTGCTCAAGGGTAATTATAAAATCTCAATCGGTGACGTGACGAAAGCTGCCATGTCGCAAATGACTGTTCTGGCAGCCGCCGAAGCAAATGGCGGCAGTCCAAGCAACATTCAACCGGGCATTGATTTCTTTAAAAAAATTGCGCAGCAGGGACGTCTTTCGATGACCGATGCAACGATTCCCAACTTGGAAAAAGGTGAAATCGATGTAGCCATTATCTGGGATTTTCTTGGACTTGGCTATCGTGATCAGATTGATAAAAACCGCTTTACTGTTTCGATCCCGACAGATAAATCTTTAATGTTCGGTTATTCCACTGTTATCAATAAAAATGCCGCTCATCCGAATGCTGCAAAACTTGCCCGTGAATATATTCTTTCCGATAAAGGACAGATAAATCTGGCAAAAGGCTACGCGCGCCCGATCCGCAGTGATGTAAAAATACCGGAAAGCATCAAAGCTAAACTTCTTCCGGATTCTGAATATAAAAATGTGGTTCCTTTGAAAGATATGAGTGTTTGGGATAAAACAGCTCAGACGCTTCCTCAACTCTGGCAGCAACAGGTACTGGCCAATGTCAAACAGTAA
- a CDS encoding alkaline phosphatase family protein, which translates to MSNSKLVMVTLDGCRYDTAIEELGFLEHLVEKKMAFRCPVRSELPSNSRPMYEVLLTGTPPCENGIVTNLSVRLSNKKSVFSLVSEQGLKTAAAAYYWVSELFNRAPFDFFEDRLQNNEQKAIQHGMFYFEDQYPDSHLFMDAHYLLKTYRPDFLYVHSMNIDDTGHKFTSDSKEYRQSVDKADLILAETLPLWIKAGYQIIVTADHGIDEYGHHGGTREAVRRVPLYIISDKVKTGQAEEDLPQLMIAPLICDLLGIVPSEDMKMLDFPGMHENK; encoded by the coding sequence ATGTCAAACAGTAAACTAGTTATGGTCACACTGGACGGCTGCCGCTATGATACGGCAATTGAGGAGCTCGGTTTCCTTGAACATTTGGTGGAAAAGAAAATGGCCTTCCGCTGCCCTGTTCGATCAGAATTGCCGAGCAATTCACGCCCGATGTATGAGGTATTGCTGACAGGGACTCCTCCATGTGAAAATGGAATTGTAACGAACTTGAGCGTGAGGCTGTCAAATAAGAAAAGTGTCTTCAGCCTGGTATCCGAGCAGGGACTGAAAACGGCTGCCGCTGCCTATTATTGGGTCAGCGAACTGTTCAATCGGGCTCCATTCGACTTTTTCGAGGATCGCCTGCAAAACAATGAACAGAAGGCCATCCAGCACGGTATGTTCTATTTTGAAGATCAGTATCCGGATTCTCATCTGTTTATGGACGCACATTATCTGTTAAAGACATATCGGCCGGATTTTCTATACGTTCATTCCATGAACATCGACGATACGGGGCATAAGTTCACGTCCGATTCGAAAGAATATCGGCAAAGTGTGGATAAAGCCGATCTTATTTTAGCGGAAACATTGCCACTGTGGATAAAAGCCGGTTATCAGATTATCGTCACGGCTGATCATGGGATAGATGAATATGGCCATCACGGTGGTACGAGAGAGGCTGTGCGTCGCGTCCCGCTATACATTATTTCAGACAAGGTGAAGACCGGACAGGCTGAAGAAGATCTGCCGCAGTTGATGATTGCACCGCTGATTTGCGACCTGCTCGGTATTGTCCCTTCAGAAGATATGAAAATGCTGGACTTTCCAGGAATGCATGAAAATAAATGA
- a CDS encoding putative metal homeostasis protein, with product MPQKTEISRARRELKSPNKKTHRRALKTIKSLKRQKTGLTV from the coding sequence ATGCCGCAAAAAACTGAAATTTCAAGAGCAAGAAGAGAATTGAAAAGCCCGAATAAGAAAACGCATCGCCGGGCCTTAAAAACAATCAAAAGTCTGAAACGCCAAAAAACAGGATTAACAGTTTGA
- a CDS encoding heavy metal translocating P-type ATPase translates to MLQETDLKIEAKRHSFVEKIKQILIHHGELIAALIGGALTLLGYILGQATGFNFWLVYLFAYAIGGYYQIKAGIIDTIQNKQLNVELLMGFAAIGAASIDHWLEGAILIFIFALSGALEHYSMAKSSSAISSLMDLQPETARLVVNNQEQTISVHQLNPGDKIRIKPGERIPADGLITKGETTIDESSMTGESIPVLKRINDAVMAGTVNIDGNLLVSVTKRSEDSLFSKIVELVQTAQSEKAPSQLFIERFERTYVKVVVVITLFMMFLPHFIFGWSWSDTIYRAMVMLVVASPCALVASTMPAVLSAVANGARKGILIKGGVYLEQLAGVKALAFDKTGTLTKGMPEVTQMMNRSDLDDSVFMAAVAAIENNASHPLGRAIVTYAKKYGKSGIPEAEHVKVKPGFGVTGEVDGRSYIIGKAEMLDAATMQDFFKRNQSELPEDHTLVYVASEGRIIGAFALRDQIRESSVEAIKTLHHYGIQTIMLTGDNEKTAAEIQKETGVSAFIANCLPENKVNEIKKLSEKYGSVGMVGDGINDTPALAQASVGIAMGGGNDAALDTADIILMKNDLQRIADSVRLSKRMNRIVKINIAFALSMIGVLMCSNLLQLISMPIGVVGHEGSTILVILNGLRMLRG, encoded by the coding sequence ATGCTTCAGGAAACAGATTTGAAAATAGAAGCTAAACGACATTCGTTTGTTGAAAAAATAAAGCAGATTTTGATTCATCATGGCGAACTTATTGCAGCCCTGATCGGAGGAGCACTGACCTTATTGGGCTATATTCTTGGTCAGGCGACAGGATTTAACTTTTGGCTTGTCTACCTCTTTGCTTACGCGATCGGGGGTTATTACCAGATTAAAGCCGGTATTATAGACACCATTCAAAACAAACAATTGAATGTTGAACTGCTCATGGGATTTGCAGCGATCGGTGCGGCAAGTATTGATCATTGGCTGGAAGGAGCTATTTTAATTTTTATCTTTGCCCTGAGCGGTGCGTTGGAGCATTATTCGATGGCTAAGAGTTCTTCTGCTATTTCATCGTTGATGGATTTGCAGCCGGAAACAGCAAGGCTTGTGGTCAATAATCAGGAACAGACGATATCAGTCCATCAGTTGAATCCGGGGGATAAGATTCGCATTAAACCTGGTGAAAGAATCCCTGCAGATGGTTTGATTACAAAGGGCGAAACGACGATTGACGAATCATCGATGACTGGGGAATCGATTCCTGTTCTGAAAAGAATCAATGATGCTGTTATGGCTGGGACAGTCAATATAGACGGTAATTTGCTGGTCTCCGTTACAAAAAGAAGTGAGGATTCCCTTTTCAGCAAAATTGTTGAACTCGTCCAAACGGCACAGAGTGAAAAGGCACCGTCTCAGCTGTTTATTGAACGGTTTGAAAGGACGTATGTTAAAGTTGTTGTCGTCATTACACTGTTCATGATGTTTTTACCACATTTTATCTTCGGCTGGTCTTGGAGTGATACGATTTATCGTGCCATGGTCATGCTCGTTGTAGCTTCGCCGTGTGCACTGGTAGCCTCAACAATGCCGGCGGTTCTGTCTGCCGTGGCTAATGGAGCCAGAAAGGGTATTCTCATTAAAGGTGGTGTATATCTGGAGCAGCTGGCGGGTGTTAAAGCATTAGCTTTTGACAAAACCGGAACGCTGACTAAGGGTATGCCAGAAGTGACACAGATGATGAACCGGAGTGATCTTGACGATTCGGTGTTTATGGCCGCAGTGGCTGCCATTGAAAATAATGCTTCCCATCCGCTTGGAAGGGCGATTGTCACATACGCAAAAAAGTATGGAAAATCGGGAATACCGGAAGCGGAACATGTCAAAGTGAAGCCGGGATTTGGGGTTACCGGAGAGGTCGATGGCCGGTCTTATATTATTGGTAAAGCGGAGATGCTTGACGCCGCGACCATGCAGGATTTCTTCAAGCGAAATCAATCCGAGTTGCCTGAAGACCATACCCTTGTTTATGTGGCCTCTGAAGGCCGGATTATTGGCGCTTTCGCATTAAGAGATCAAATCAGGGAGTCTTCGGTAGAGGCCATCAAAACACTCCATCACTATGGCATTCAGACAATTATGCTGACTGGTGACAACGAGAAAACAGCTGCAGAGATACAAAAAGAGACGGGTGTCAGCGCTTTTATCGCTAATTGCTTGCCGGAGAACAAAGTCAATGAAATCAAAAAGTTAAGTGAAAAGTATGGTTCTGTGGGCATGGTTGGTGATGGAATCAATGACACCCCGGCGCTTGCTCAGGCTTCTGTAGGGATTGCCATGGGCGGAGGCAACGATGCAGCACTCGATACAGCCGATATCATTTTGATGAAGAACGACCTGCAAAGAATAGCTGACTCCGTCCGATTATCGAAACGGATGAACCGTATTGTGAAAATCAATATTGCCTTTGCACTGTCGATGATTGGCGTATTGATGTGCAGCAACCTTCTGCAATTAATATCCATGCCGATCGGCGTCGTAGGCCACGAGGGCAGCACGATTCTTGTTATTCTTAATGGACTGCGTATGTTGCGTGGTTAA
- the rpsN gene encoding 30S ribosomal protein S14 → MAKKSKMVKEKKREQIVAQYAGLRRELKSRGDYAALAKLPRDSSPTRLHNRCPLTGRPHGYMRKFQMSRIAFREYAHKGQIPGVRKASW, encoded by the coding sequence ATGGCCAAAAAATCGAAAATGGTCAAAGAAAAGAAACGTGAGCAAATCGTAGCTCAATATGCGGGTTTGCGGCGTGAGCTGAAGTCAAGAGGTGATTATGCAGCCCTGGCTAAATTGCCGCGTGATTCATCCCCGACGCGGCTGCACAATCGTTGTCCATTAACCGGAAGGCCGCATGGCTATATGAGAAAATTTCAGATGTCCCGCATTGCGTTCAGGGAGTATGCGCATAAAGGACAGATTCCAGGTGTCAGAAAAGCAAGCTGGTAA